One Mycobacterium dioxanotrophicus genomic region harbors:
- a CDS encoding tyrosine-type recombinase/integrase, which produces MTAPEINGPGLRGLLGRLMAVVRPEFRSDVLEFPADDLVFGGGACRVPGCQRSARGHGFCQGHGQRWVDAGRPDPEVFAATTDPRWRRQQPNQRCAVDGCGYGTARGGLCSMHARRWEHAGRPDRDRWLAAVPAVKQPAAGAVCRIEHCLLWPQASSPFCHAHTNAWRCHGRPDPGEFADGFVPTGLPANETIRLGTLAPALRLEMQYALQCRHDQRRGKVTPTIVGRVVRLLVAAEVSSLLDHDEAGWRQLSGQLDSNARGLLMFAHRVVADLAEDDGWDGEYDRDVWRMHRLGFDGHRSLRFTSITQPWLQELAKRFVRLRLSRGLGLEAGGGRPVLAITRFSAFLSRTGVERIDQLDRPLLEHYLADLSELSIERRRSHIGTLNGLFTAIRQHHWHSGLAATVTFYNEDYPHRAELLPRALAEQVMTQLEHPANLDRFDNRTYRLITIVLMRSGLRVTDALRLRADCITTDAEGAPYLRYFNHKMRRDALVPIDAELVDQINEHRRRTLDRWPGGTPILFPRPTKNVDGTQPLGTPTYRAALLRGLAACDIRDDTGQPVHLTPHRWRHTLGTRLINRDVPQEVVRRILDHDSPQMTAHYARMHDTTVRRAWEAARKVDITGRTVVFDPDGPLADAAWAKQRLAQATQALPNGYCGLPLQQSCPHANACLTCSMFLTTAEFLPQHRTQRQQTLELITAAEARGQKRLAEMNRTVLTNLDTIIDSLDTSQDTEHAL; this is translated from the coding sequence GTGACCGCCCCGGAGATCAACGGCCCGGGTCTGCGGGGCCTGCTGGGCCGGTTGATGGCGGTTGTCCGTCCCGAATTCCGCAGTGATGTCCTGGAATTCCCCGCCGACGACCTGGTGTTCGGCGGGGGCGCCTGCCGGGTTCCCGGCTGCCAGCGCAGCGCACGAGGTCACGGGTTCTGCCAGGGCCATGGCCAGCGGTGGGTCGATGCCGGTCGACCGGACCCGGAGGTGTTCGCGGCGACGACCGATCCGCGGTGGCGGCGTCAGCAGCCGAACCAGCGGTGCGCGGTCGATGGCTGTGGTTACGGCACCGCCCGCGGCGGGTTGTGTTCCATGCACGCCCGGCGCTGGGAGCATGCGGGCAGGCCGGATCGTGACCGGTGGCTGGCTGCGGTTCCGGCGGTCAAACAGCCTGCGGCAGGGGCGGTTTGCCGTATAGAGCACTGCCTGCTCTGGCCGCAGGCCAGCTCACCGTTCTGCCATGCTCACACCAACGCCTGGCGCTGCCACGGCCGCCCGGACCCTGGCGAGTTCGCCGACGGGTTCGTCCCGACCGGCCTGCCCGCCAACGAGACCATCCGTTTGGGGACGCTGGCGCCGGCGCTGCGGCTGGAGATGCAGTACGCGCTGCAGTGCCGCCACGACCAGCGCCGCGGCAAGGTCACCCCGACCATCGTCGGCAGGGTGGTGCGGCTGCTGGTCGCCGCCGAGGTCAGCTCGCTGCTCGACCACGACGAAGCCGGCTGGCGGCAGCTGTCGGGCCAGTTGGACTCCAACGCCCGCGGACTGCTGATGTTCGCTCACCGCGTCGTCGCCGACCTCGCCGAGGATGACGGCTGGGACGGCGAATACGATCGTGACGTCTGGCGCATGCACCGGCTCGGCTTCGACGGACACCGGAGTCTGCGGTTCACCAGCATCACCCAGCCCTGGCTGCAGGAGTTGGCCAAACGCTTTGTCCGGCTGCGTCTTTCCCGCGGACTTGGCCTGGAAGCCGGCGGCGGGCGCCCGGTCTTGGCGATCACCCGGTTCTCGGCGTTCCTGTCCCGCACCGGTGTCGAACGCATCGATCAGCTCGACCGGCCGCTGCTCGAGCACTACCTCGCCGACCTGAGCGAGTTGAGCATCGAACGCCGCCGCAGCCACATCGGCACGCTCAACGGGCTGTTCACCGCGATCCGCCAGCACCACTGGCACTCGGGCCTGGCCGCCACGGTCACCTTCTACAACGAGGACTACCCGCACCGCGCCGAGTTGCTGCCCCGGGCACTGGCCGAGCAGGTCATGACCCAGCTCGAACACCCGGCCAACCTCGACCGGTTCGACAACCGCACCTACCGGCTGATCACCATCGTGCTCATGCGCAGCGGATTGCGGGTCACCGACGCGCTGCGGCTGCGCGCCGACTGCATCACCACCGACGCCGAAGGCGCCCCCTACCTGCGCTACTTCAATCACAAGATGCGCCGCGACGCCCTGGTCCCCATCGACGCCGAGCTGGTCGACCAGATCAACGAACACCGCCGCCGCACCCTCGACCGCTGGCCGGGCGGGACACCGATCCTGTTCCCGCGCCCTACTAAAAACGTCGACGGCACACAGCCGTTGGGAACACCCACATACCGGGCCGCGCTGCTGCGCGGGCTAGCCGCCTGCGACATCCGCGACGACACCGGCCAGCCGGTCCACCTGACGCCTCACCGCTGGCGTCACACTCTCGGCACCCGGCTGATCAACCGGGATGTTCCGCAGGAGGTCGTGCGCCGCATCCTCGACCACGACTCACCGCAGATGACCGCCCACTACGCCCGAATGCACGACACCACCGTTAGACGGGCTTGGGAAGCCGCCCGCAAGGTCGATATCACCGGCCGCACAGTAGTTTTCGACCCAGACGGGCCACTCGCCGACGCCGCCTGGGCCAAACAACGCCTGGCACAAGCAACCCAGGCCCTGCCCAACGGCTACTGCGGGCTGCCGCTGCAGCAGTCCTGCCCGCACGCCAACGCCTGCCTGACCTGCTCCATGTTCCTCACCACCGCCGAGTTCCTGCCCCAGCACCGCACGCAACGGCAGCAGACCCTGGAACTGATCACCGCCGCCGAGGCCCGCGGCCAGAAACGGCTGGCCGAGATGAACCGCACCGTCCTGACCAACCTCGACACCATCATCGACAGCCTCGACACCTCGCAGGACACCGAACATGCGCTCTGA
- a CDS encoding DUF6262 family protein, protein MRSDNSIHLVTAARQRHELTRAKALAALHELDRTGQPITFSTVADAAGVSRSWLYAQTDVKDEIRRLRARNQPRPTPTIPSRQQSSDQSLRQRLDIALRRNRELTDENQRLRRQLAVVLGQNRTATPHPPPHRNRITIGPC, encoded by the coding sequence ATGCGCTCTGACAACAGCATTCACCTCGTCACCGCCGCCCGCCAACGCCACGAACTCACCCGCGCAAAAGCCCTGGCCGCCCTGCACGAGCTCGACCGCACCGGCCAGCCCATCACTTTCAGCACCGTCGCCGACGCCGCAGGCGTCTCCCGTTCCTGGCTCTACGCTCAGACCGACGTCAAAGACGAGATCCGGCGCCTGCGCGCCCGCAACCAGCCCCGGCCGACCCCAACGATTCCGTCCCGGCAACAGTCCAGCGACCAATCCCTGCGCCAGCGCCTCGACATCGCGCTACGCCGCAACCGCGAACTCACCGACGAAAACCAGCGGCTACGCCGCCAACTCGCTGTCGTTCTCGGCCAGAACCGAACCGCGACACCCCACCCCCCACCACATCGCAATCGGATAACGATCGGCCCATGCTGA
- a CDS encoding nuclear transport factor 2 family protein, with protein sequence MTRTPQEVFAHHAQALGAGDLDEIVADYADDAVFMSPSGVLRGKDGIRAAFTQLLDDVPKADWQLKTQFFEGDVLLLEWAAESATTRVDDGIDTFVFGDGLIQVQTVRYTVQAKD encoded by the coding sequence ATGACCCGCACGCCGCAGGAAGTATTCGCCCACCACGCCCAGGCGCTCGGCGCAGGCGACCTCGATGAGATCGTCGCCGATTATGCCGATGACGCCGTCTTCATGTCGCCCAGCGGCGTCCTTCGCGGCAAGGATGGCATTCGTGCGGCGTTCACCCAGCTGCTGGATGATGTTCCGAAAGCGGATTGGCAGTTGAAGACCCAGTTCTTCGAGGGTGACGTGCTCTTGCTCGAGTGGGCCGCCGAATCCGCGACCACACGCGTGGACGACGGCATCGACACCTTTGTGTTCGGCGACGGACTGATCCAGGTCCAAACCGTCCGATATACCGTCCAGGCCAAGGATTAA
- a CDS encoding propionyl-CoA synthetase, whose product MSDIGYRELFNSSIENPTGFWSDAARAVTWTREPQRVLDDTNPPFYRWFPDGQLNTCVNALDRHVAGGRADQPALIYDSPVTSTKRTYTFHELLDETARFAGVLRALGVGKGDRVVIYLPMVPEAVIAMLACARLGAVHSVVFGGFAPHELATRIDDARPTVVVSASCGIEPSRIVEYKPMLDAALDMAQHKPAACVIVQRDRHRCELVPGRDLDWHELIGNSEPVEAVPVAATDPLYILYTSGTTGKPKGIVRDNGGHAVALLWSMRHIYDVAPGEVFWAASDVGWVVGHSYIVYGPLLLGATTVLYEGKPVGTPDPGAFWRVVSEHGVKALFSAPTALRAIRKEDPEGTHIHRYDLTGLRCLFQAGERLDPDTYAWAAEKLGVPVVDHWWQTETGWAVAANPMGVEALPIKPGSPTVPMPGYDVHVLRIDGSECQPGEDGAICIALPLPPGTLPTLWGDDARYEAAYLCEHPGYYLTGDGGYIDEDGYLFVMGRIDDVINVAGHRLSTGAIEEVLATHPAVAECAVIGVADEIKGQVPRGLVVLKARASAEGLADELVKLVRDEIGAVACLKQVDVVAALPKTRSGKILRKTMRGIAHGKDEPTPSTIEDATVLHAIEPILRP is encoded by the coding sequence ATGAGCGATATCGGGTACCGAGAACTGTTCAACTCGAGTATCGAAAATCCGACGGGCTTCTGGAGCGACGCCGCGCGGGCGGTGACCTGGACCCGCGAGCCGCAGCGCGTTCTGGACGACACAAATCCACCATTTTACCGCTGGTTCCCGGACGGGCAGCTGAACACCTGCGTCAACGCGCTGGATCGCCACGTCGCAGGCGGCCGCGCCGACCAGCCTGCGCTGATCTACGACTCCCCCGTCACTAGCACCAAACGCACCTACACCTTCCACGAGCTGCTCGACGAGACCGCGCGGTTCGCCGGGGTGCTGCGCGCGCTCGGGGTGGGCAAGGGTGACCGGGTGGTGATCTACCTGCCGATGGTGCCCGAGGCGGTGATCGCGATGCTGGCCTGCGCCCGGCTGGGCGCGGTACATTCGGTGGTGTTCGGCGGGTTCGCCCCGCATGAACTGGCCACCCGCATCGACGACGCCCGCCCGACGGTCGTCGTCTCCGCCTCCTGCGGCATCGAGCCGAGCCGCATCGTGGAGTACAAGCCCATGCTCGACGCCGCGCTCGACATGGCCCAGCACAAGCCGGCCGCCTGCGTGATCGTGCAGCGCGACCGTCACCGCTGCGAACTAGTCCCCGGCCGCGACCTGGATTGGCACGAGCTGATCGGCAATTCCGAGCCCGTCGAAGCGGTACCGGTCGCGGCCACCGATCCGCTGTACATCCTCTACACCTCCGGCACCACCGGAAAACCCAAAGGCATCGTCCGTGACAACGGCGGGCACGCCGTCGCCTTGCTGTGGAGCATGCGCCACATCTACGACGTAGCACCGGGCGAGGTGTTTTGGGCGGCCTCCGATGTCGGCTGGGTGGTCGGGCACTCCTACATCGTGTACGGCCCGCTGTTGCTGGGTGCGACGACGGTGCTCTACGAGGGCAAGCCCGTCGGCACCCCGGATCCCGGCGCGTTCTGGCGCGTCGTCTCGGAACACGGTGTGAAGGCGCTGTTTTCGGCGCCGACCGCGCTGCGGGCGATCCGCAAGGAGGATCCCGAGGGCACTCACATTCACCGCTATGACCTGACCGGCCTGCGCTGTTTGTTCCAGGCCGGCGAGCGTCTCGACCCGGATACCTATGCTTGGGCGGCCGAGAAGCTGGGCGTCCCGGTCGTCGACCACTGGTGGCAGACCGAGACCGGCTGGGCGGTCGCTGCCAACCCGATGGGGGTGGAGGCGCTGCCGATCAAACCGGGATCGCCCACGGTGCCGATGCCCGGCTATGACGTGCACGTGCTGCGCATCGACGGCTCGGAGTGCCAACCGGGCGAGGACGGCGCGATCTGCATCGCGTTGCCGTTGCCGCCGGGCACGTTGCCGACGCTATGGGGTGACGACGCTCGCTACGAGGCGGCCTATCTGTGCGAGCATCCCGGCTACTACCTCACCGGCGACGGCGGCTACATTGACGAGGACGGCTACCTGTTCGTGATGGGCCGCATCGACGACGTCATCAATGTCGCGGGACACCGGCTCTCGACCGGCGCGATCGAAGAGGTGCTGGCCACCCACCCGGCGGTGGCCGAATGCGCCGTCATCGGGGTTGCCGACGAGATCAAAGGTCAGGTGCCGCGTGGGCTGGTCGTGCTGAAGGCCCGCGCGTCCGCCGAGGGACTGGCCGACGAGCTCGTCAAGTTGGTGCGCGACGAGATCGGGGCGGTGGCCTGCTTAAAGCAGGTCGACGTCGTGGCCGCGCTACCTAAGACCCGCTCCGGCAAGATCCTGCGGAAAACCATGCGCGGCATCGCCCACGGCAAGGACGAGCCGACCCCGTCCACCATCGAAGACGCCACCGTGTTGCACGCGATCGAGCCGATTTTGCGGCCGTAA
- a CDS encoding group I truncated hemoglobin, which produces MASIYEHIGGAEALEDVVEDFYGRVLADQELAPFFSGTRIERLKGKQVEFFAAALGGPEPYVGPSMRQVHQGRGITRRHFDLVGAHLRKSLSAAEVPEHTAELIMTAVESLADDVVSATA; this is translated from the coding sequence ATGGCAAGCATCTATGAGCACATCGGCGGTGCGGAGGCGCTCGAAGACGTCGTCGAGGACTTCTACGGACGAGTGCTGGCCGACCAGGAATTGGCGCCATTCTTCAGCGGCACAAGGATTGAGCGGCTGAAGGGCAAACAGGTCGAATTCTTTGCCGCGGCTCTCGGCGGGCCCGAGCCGTACGTCGGTCCCTCGATGCGCCAGGTCCACCAGGGGCGCGGGATCACCCGCCGCCACTTCGACCTCGTCGGCGCGCATTTGAGAAAAAGCCTCTCGGCTGCAGAAGTGCCCGAACACACCGCCGAACTGATCATGACCGCGGTCGAATCGCTCGCCGACGATGTCGTCTCAGCAACCGCTTGA
- a CDS encoding NDMA-dependent alcohol dehydrogenase — protein sequence MKTRAAVLFEGGKPFEIVDLDLEGPRDGEVLIRYVAAGLCHSDLHLTDGDLVPRFPIVGGHEGAGIIEEVGAGVTKVKPGDHVVCSFIPNCGRCRYCATGRSNLCDMGATILDGHMPDGSFRFRMGDTDFGAMCMLGTFAERATISEHSVVKVDDWLPLETAVLVGCGVPTGWGSANYAGAVRAGDTTVVYGIGGIGINAVQGAKQAGAKYVIAVDPVAFKRETAAKFGATHVFATADEAAEKVTELTWGLMADQAIITVGTVDEQVVTDAFNTIGRGGTVVITGLANPEKLTVHVSGGVMTLFEKTIKGTLFGSANPQYDIVKLLRLYDAGQLKLDELVTKRYTLEQVNEGYQDLRDGKNIRGVITHAQ from the coding sequence ATGAAAACAAGAGCGGCAGTCCTGTTCGAGGGTGGCAAGCCCTTTGAGATCGTCGATTTGGATCTCGAGGGCCCTCGCGACGGTGAGGTGCTGATCAGGTATGTGGCCGCCGGATTGTGCCATTCCGATCTGCACCTGACCGACGGGGATCTGGTGCCTCGGTTCCCGATCGTGGGTGGTCATGAGGGGGCAGGCATTATCGAGGAGGTCGGCGCCGGTGTCACCAAGGTTAAACCGGGTGATCACGTGGTGTGTAGCTTCATCCCCAATTGTGGGCGCTGTCGCTACTGCGCGACGGGGCGTTCCAACCTGTGTGATATGGGTGCGACGATCCTGGATGGCCATATGCCCGACGGGTCGTTCCGGTTCCGTATGGGCGATACCGATTTCGGCGCGATGTGCATGCTGGGCACATTCGCTGAGCGGGCGACCATCTCCGAACATTCGGTGGTCAAGGTCGATGATTGGCTGCCGTTGGAGACCGCGGTGCTGGTCGGTTGTGGTGTGCCGACCGGGTGGGGCAGCGCCAACTATGCGGGCGCGGTGCGCGCCGGCGATACCACGGTGGTGTACGGCATCGGCGGGATCGGCATCAACGCCGTGCAGGGCGCCAAGCAGGCGGGCGCGAAATACGTGATCGCGGTGGATCCGGTGGCGTTCAAACGCGAGACCGCGGCGAAGTTCGGCGCGACGCATGTTTTCGCCACGGCCGACGAGGCCGCCGAGAAGGTTACCGAACTGACCTGGGGGCTGATGGCCGACCAGGCCATCATCACCGTCGGCACCGTCGACGAACAGGTGGTCACCGACGCGTTCAACACCATCGGGCGGGGCGGCACGGTGGTGATCACCGGCTTGGCCAACCCGGAGAAACTGACGGTCCATGTCTCCGGCGGGGTGATGACGCTGTTCGAGAAGACGATCAAGGGCACCCTGTTCGGTTCGGCCAATCCGCAGTACGACATCGTCAAGCTGCTGCGGCTCTACGACGCCGGCCAACTGAAACTGGATGAACTGGTCACCAAGAGGTACACGCTCGAGCAGGTGAACGAGGGCTACCAGGACCTGCGGGACGGCAAGAACATCCGAGGCGTCATCACCCATGCCCAGTGA
- a CDS encoding AMP-binding protein, with amino-acid sequence MPSELSYASATSDVPLLGDTIGANLDRAARLFAERDALVECWTGRRWTYREFVSDVDTLALGLLERGIGKGDRVGIWAPNCAEWALVQYATAKIGAILVNINPAYRAHELEYVLNQAGVMSLIAAERFKSSDYSAIIEKVRPRCEALKQVVLLGGDDWNALLGTGRRADRGRLSAIAHTLTADDPINIQYTSGTTGFPKGATLSHHNILNNGFLVGELCGYTEADRICLPVPFYHCFGMVLGNLAATSHGACMVIPAPAFEARATLQAVHAERCTSLYGVPTMFIAELAEPGCADFDLTSLRTGIMAGSPCPVEVMKQVIERMGIPEVTICYGMTETSPVSTQTRVDDSIERRVSTVGTVHPHLEVKIVDPETGVTVPRGTAGELCTRGYSVMLGYWQRPDWTSEAIDAARWMHTGDLATMDEEGYVSIIGRIKDLVIRGGENIYPREIEEFLYTHPQILDAQVIGVPNPKYGEELMAWIRMREGAEPLTAEALRDFCTDKLAHYKIPRYVHVVDEFPMTVTGKIRKVEMREKAIELLNLRQP; translated from the coding sequence ATGCCCAGTGAACTCAGTTACGCCTCGGCCACCAGCGACGTACCTCTCCTCGGCGACACGATCGGTGCCAATCTAGACCGCGCGGCGCGATTGTTCGCCGAGCGCGACGCACTCGTAGAGTGTTGGACGGGTCGGCGCTGGACATACCGGGAATTTGTCTCCGATGTGGATACCCTGGCCTTGGGCCTGCTAGAGCGGGGCATCGGCAAAGGTGACCGCGTGGGCATCTGGGCGCCCAACTGCGCGGAGTGGGCCCTTGTCCAGTACGCCACAGCCAAAATCGGCGCGATCCTGGTCAACATCAACCCCGCCTATCGAGCACACGAGCTGGAGTACGTGCTCAATCAGGCCGGCGTGATGTCGCTGATCGCTGCGGAGAGGTTCAAATCGTCGGACTATTCCGCGATTATCGAGAAAGTCAGGCCGCGATGCGAGGCGCTCAAACAGGTGGTGTTGCTGGGGGGTGACGACTGGAATGCGTTGCTCGGGACTGGGCGGCGAGCCGATCGCGGTCGACTGTCGGCGATAGCGCACACCCTCACTGCCGACGACCCGATCAACATCCAATACACATCCGGCACCACAGGCTTCCCCAAGGGTGCCACCCTGAGCCACCACAACATCTTGAACAACGGTTTCTTGGTTGGTGAGCTGTGTGGCTACACGGAAGCCGACCGGATCTGCCTTCCGGTGCCCTTCTACCACTGCTTCGGCATGGTGTTGGGCAACCTTGCCGCAACGAGCCATGGCGCATGCATGGTGATTCCGGCGCCGGCCTTCGAGGCGAGAGCCACGCTCCAAGCGGTACACGCAGAGCGGTGCACGTCGCTATACGGCGTGCCGACAATGTTCATCGCCGAACTGGCCGAGCCGGGATGTGCGGATTTCGACTTGACCAGCCTGCGGACGGGCATCATGGCCGGCTCCCCGTGCCCGGTGGAGGTGATGAAGCAGGTTATCGAGCGGATGGGCATACCCGAGGTGACGATCTGCTACGGCATGACCGAGACCTCACCTGTGTCGACGCAGACCAGAGTCGACGATTCGATCGAGCGCCGGGTGTCCACGGTCGGAACGGTGCACCCACATCTGGAGGTCAAGATCGTCGACCCGGAAACCGGAGTGACGGTGCCGCGCGGCACGGCGGGCGAGCTGTGTACCCGCGGATACTCGGTGATGCTCGGGTATTGGCAACGGCCCGACTGGACGAGCGAAGCCATCGATGCCGCGCGGTGGATGCATACCGGCGACCTGGCGACAATGGACGAGGAGGGCTATGTCTCCATCATTGGCCGGATCAAGGACCTGGTTATCCGCGGCGGAGAGAATATCTACCCCCGCGAGATAGAGGAGTTCCTCTACACCCACCCGCAGATCCTCGACGCGCAGGTGATCGGCGTTCCGAATCCCAAGTACGGCGAGGAACTCATGGCGTGGATCCGCATGCGGGAGGGGGCTGAACCGCTGACCGCGGAGGCACTGCGCGATTTTTGCACCGACAAGCTGGCACACTACAAGATCCCCCGCTACGTTCACGTCGTCGACGAATTTCCCATGACCGTCACCGGCAAGATCCGCAAGGTCGAGATGCGTGAGAAGGCGATCGAACTGCTCAATTTGCGGCAGCCCTGA
- a CDS encoding acyl-CoA dehydrogenase — translation MTQFGPFKLSDEHNELRSVLRDLCEKQIAPYASDVDEKARYTDEALAALTSSGFAAIHIPEEYGGQGGDAVAACIVIEEVARVCASSSLIPICNKLGTMGLLLRGSEELKKQVLPSIAAGEAVASYALSEREAGSDAASMRTRARAEGDQWVLNGAKCWISNGGHSTWYTVMAVTDPDKGANGISAFIVHKDDPGFCVGAKEKKMGIKGSPTTELYFEDCRIPGNRIIGEPGTGFKTALATLDHTRPTIGAQAVGIAQGAIDASIAYVKERKQFGKPIADFQAVQFMLADMAMKVEAARLMVYTAAARAERGEPNLGFISSASKCFASDVAMEVTTDAVQLFGGSGYTTDFPVERFMRDAKITQIYEGTNQIQRVVMSRALLR, via the coding sequence CGGTCCTTTCAAGCTCTCCGATGAACACAACGAGCTGCGTTCCGTCTTGCGTGACCTGTGTGAGAAGCAGATCGCCCCGTATGCGTCCGACGTCGACGAGAAGGCCCGCTACACCGACGAAGCCCTGGCCGCCCTGACGTCTTCGGGCTTCGCAGCGATCCACATCCCCGAAGAGTACGGCGGGCAGGGCGGCGACGCGGTGGCCGCGTGCATCGTCATCGAAGAGGTGGCGCGGGTGTGCGCGTCGTCGTCGCTGATCCCGATCTGCAACAAACTCGGCACCATGGGCCTGCTGCTGCGCGGCTCAGAGGAACTCAAGAAGCAGGTGCTGCCGTCGATTGCCGCCGGTGAGGCTGTCGCGTCGTATGCGCTGTCGGAGCGCGAGGCCGGCAGCGACGCCGCCTCGATGCGCACCAGGGCCCGCGCCGAGGGCGACCAGTGGGTGCTCAACGGCGCCAAGTGCTGGATCTCCAACGGCGGGCACTCGACGTGGTACACGGTGATGGCGGTGACCGACCCGGACAAGGGCGCCAACGGCATCTCGGCTTTCATCGTGCACAAAGACGATCCCGGCTTCTGCGTGGGCGCCAAGGAGAAGAAGATGGGCATCAAGGGTTCTCCGACCACGGAGTTGTACTTCGAGGACTGCCGCATCCCCGGCAACCGGATCATCGGCGAGCCCGGCACCGGCTTCAAGACCGCGCTGGCCACCCTCGACCACACCCGCCCGACGATCGGCGCACAGGCCGTCGGCATCGCCCAGGGCGCCATCGACGCGTCGATCGCCTATGTCAAGGAGCGCAAGCAGTTCGGCAAGCCGATCGCGGATTTCCAGGCCGTGCAGTTCATGCTGGCGGATATGGCGATGAAGGTGGAAGCCGCGCGGTTGATGGTCTACACCGCCGCTGCCCGCGCCGAACGCGGTGAGCCCAACCTGGGCTTCATCTCGTCGGCGTCGAAGTGCTTCGCATCCGATGTCGCGATGGAGGTGACCACAGACGCCGTGCAGCTGTTCGGCGGGTCCGGGTACACCACCGACTTTCCCGTCGAGCGGTTCATGCGCGACGCCAAAATCACCCAGATCTACGAGGGCACCAACCAGATTCAGCGCGTCGTCATGTCGCGGGCCTTGTTGCGCTGA